The Micromonospora krabiensis genome window below encodes:
- a CDS encoding cupin domain-containing protein yields MTDVTDLTEGLELGPVGQEIVYENDRVRVWHIRLEPGERQPLHRHDHPYLVVAIEGAKNVVQTVDGTRIDADEPTGGVVYRDPGAVHMLTNVGDTTYVARLVELK; encoded by the coding sequence ATGACCGACGTGACGGACCTGACCGAGGGCCTGGAGCTCGGGCCGGTGGGCCAGGAGATCGTGTACGAGAACGACCGGGTCCGGGTGTGGCACATCCGGCTGGAGCCGGGTGAGCGGCAGCCGCTGCACCGGCACGACCACCCGTACCTGGTGGTGGCGATCGAGGGCGCGAAGAACGTGGTGCAGACGGTCGACGGCACCCGCATCGACGCGGACGAACCGACCGGGGGCGTGGTCTACCGGGACCCGGGCGCGGTGCACATGCTGACCAACGTCGGGGACACGACATACGTGGCCCGCCTGGTCGAACTCAAGTAG
- a CDS encoding ABC transporter substrate-binding protein, whose product MRRLTRTVAAAALATALAFVAGCSGDSDSDKDAAGGAGGTLEKVTYLTSFGNFGRDSYAWVAKEKGFFKDAGFDVEIKAGQGTGGVIQTIVGGQADFGPIDLTGGLLQLGNGQAKDFIAVAAIQQRTMAGIATLEGKGIASPKDLEGKKLADTPGSVVRNLFPTYARMAGIDAGKVTWVNGEAQTLIGTLASGQVDGIGQFVVGQPTIESVAKGKKAVMLPYSNVMQDLYGNVLITSAKYAKEKPEMVKKFTAALMKGLEYSLTNPQEAAEILKKNVDATNPAAAAAELQLMAGYVRSSNSGTQLGTLDSGRVAKSIAILQGAGALKQNITPDQIIDFNLVPKA is encoded by the coding sequence ATGAGAAGGCTGACCCGTACGGTCGCCGCGGCCGCCCTGGCCACCGCCCTCGCTTTCGTCGCCGGTTGCAGCGGTGACTCGGATTCCGACAAGGACGCCGCGGGCGGCGCCGGCGGCACCCTGGAGAAGGTGACCTACCTCACCTCCTTCGGCAACTTCGGCCGTGACTCCTACGCCTGGGTGGCGAAGGAGAAGGGCTTCTTCAAGGACGCCGGCTTCGACGTCGAGATCAAGGCCGGTCAGGGCACCGGCGGTGTGATCCAGACGATCGTCGGCGGCCAGGCCGACTTCGGCCCGATCGACCTGACCGGTGGCCTGCTCCAGCTCGGCAACGGCCAGGCGAAGGACTTCATCGCGGTGGCCGCGATCCAGCAGCGCACCATGGCGGGCATCGCCACGCTGGAGGGCAAGGGCATCGCCTCGCCGAAGGACCTGGAGGGCAAGAAGCTCGCGGACACCCCCGGGTCGGTGGTCCGCAACCTCTTCCCGACGTACGCGCGGATGGCCGGCATCGACGCCGGCAAGGTGACCTGGGTCAACGGTGAGGCGCAGACGCTGATCGGCACGCTGGCCTCCGGCCAGGTCGACGGCATCGGGCAGTTCGTCGTGGGTCAGCCCACCATCGAGTCGGTGGCCAAGGGCAAGAAGGCCGTCATGCTGCCGTACAGCAACGTGATGCAGGACCTCTACGGCAACGTGCTCATCACCTCGGCGAAGTACGCCAAGGAGAAGCCGGAGATGGTGAAGAAGTTCACCGCGGCGCTGATGAAGGGTCTGGAGTACAGCCTGACCAACCCGCAGGAGGCGGCGGAGATCCTGAAGAAGAACGTGGACGCCACCAACCCCGCGGCGGCCGCGGCCGAGCTGCAGCTGATGGCCGGCTACGTCCGGTCCAGCAACTCCGGCACCCAGCTGGGCACCCTGGACAGCGGCCGGGTGGCGAAGAGCATCGCCATCCTCCAGGGCGCCGGCGCCCTGAAGCAGAACATCACGCCCGACCAGATCATCGACTTCAACCTCGTGCCGAAGGCCTGA
- a CDS encoding LLM class F420-dependent oxidoreductase, giving the protein MRVSVFTEPHRGASYDDQLRFARLVEETGFEGFLRADHYQSMGADPGLPGPTDAWLTLAALARETSRIRLGTLVTSATFRLPGPLAVMVAQVDQMSGGRVELGIGAGWFEREHTSYGIPFPRVGERFDRLAEQLEVITGLWRTPVGESFTFTGDHYRLVDAPALPKPVQVPGPPIIVGGRGPKRTPELAARHADEFNMPFKSVAETAEAYERVREACDRVGRAESGRPPLVLSAGIVVAIGRTDAEAQRRAAPLHVASALPPEDPVVGSPAQLVERIGQFAAIGATRVHLRLIELADLDHLELIASDVLPQLDGER; this is encoded by the coding sequence ATGCGGGTGTCGGTCTTCACCGAGCCGCACCGGGGCGCCAGCTACGACGACCAGCTCCGCTTCGCCCGGCTCGTCGAGGAGACCGGGTTCGAGGGCTTCCTCCGGGCCGACCACTACCAGTCGATGGGCGCCGACCCGGGCCTGCCGGGGCCGACCGACGCCTGGTTGACGCTGGCCGCGCTGGCCCGGGAGACCAGCCGCATCCGGCTCGGCACGCTGGTCACCTCGGCGACCTTCCGACTGCCCGGTCCGCTCGCGGTGATGGTGGCGCAGGTCGACCAGATGAGCGGCGGCCGGGTCGAGCTGGGCATCGGCGCCGGCTGGTTCGAGCGCGAGCACACCTCCTACGGCATCCCGTTCCCCCGGGTCGGCGAGCGCTTCGACCGGCTGGCCGAGCAGCTCGAGGTGATAACGGGTCTCTGGCGTACGCCGGTCGGCGAGTCCTTCACCTTCACCGGCGACCACTACCGGCTGGTGGACGCTCCCGCGCTGCCGAAGCCGGTGCAGGTGCCCGGCCCGCCGATCATCGTGGGCGGCCGCGGTCCGAAGCGGACGCCGGAGCTGGCCGCCCGCCACGCCGACGAGTTCAACATGCCGTTCAAGTCGGTGGCGGAGACCGCCGAGGCGTACGAGCGGGTGCGGGAGGCCTGCGACCGGGTCGGCCGCGCCGAGTCCGGTCGACCGCCGCTGGTGCTGTCCGCCGGGATCGTGGTGGCGATCGGCCGCACCGACGCCGAGGCCCAGCGGCGGGCCGCACCGCTGCACGTGGCGAGCGCGCTGCCGCCGGAGGACCCGGTGGTCGGCTCACCCGCCCAGCTCGTGGAGCGGATCGGGCAGTTCGCGGCGATCGGCGCCACCCGGGTGCACCTGCGCCTGATCGAGCTCGCCGACCTGGACCACCTGGAGCTGATCGCGAGCGACGTGCTCCCCCAGCTGGACGGAGAACGATGA
- the thiC gene encoding phosphomethylpyrimidine synthase ThiC, which translates to MQARRKVYVEGARLDVRVPFAEVTLTGDNPPVRLYDTSGPGSDPEVGLPPLRGPWIAERGDVAPVRGAGTPLAGADGRRPTQLAYARAGIVTPEMEFVAVREGVAPEFVRDEIAAGRAVLPLNVNHPECEPAIIGKAFLVKVNANIGTSAVSSSIAEEVEKLTWATRWGADTVMDLSTGKRIHETREAIVRNSPVPIGTVPIYQALEKVGGDPVKLSWEVFRETVVEQAEQGVDYMTVHAGVLLPYVPMAVDRVTGIVSRGGSIMAAWCLAHHEENFLYTNFEELCAILARYDVTFSLGDGLRPGSIADANDEAQFAELKTLGELTKVAWEYDVQVMIEGPGHVPMHKIKENVDLQQEWCHEAPFYTLGPLTTDIAPAYDHITSAIGAAMIGMFGTAMLCYVTPKEHLGLPDRDDVKAGVIAYKIAAHAADLAKGHPGAQAWDDALSKARFEFRWEDQFNLALDPETARAYHDATLPAEPAKTAHFCSMCGPKFCSMKITQELKDYAARGMRDKSEEFVAGGGRVYLPLA; encoded by the coding sequence ATGCAGGCACGACGCAAGGTGTACGTCGAGGGGGCCCGGCTGGACGTCCGGGTGCCGTTCGCCGAGGTGACGCTGACCGGGGACAACCCGCCGGTGCGCCTCTACGACACCTCCGGACCGGGCTCCGACCCGGAGGTGGGGCTGCCGCCGCTGCGCGGTCCCTGGATCGCCGAGCGCGGCGACGTCGCTCCCGTGCGGGGCGCGGGCACGCCGCTCGCCGGCGCGGACGGACGCCGGCCCACGCAGCTGGCGTACGCCCGGGCGGGCATCGTGACGCCGGAGATGGAGTTCGTGGCCGTCCGGGAGGGCGTCGCGCCGGAGTTCGTCCGCGACGAGATCGCCGCCGGGCGGGCGGTGCTCCCGCTCAACGTCAATCACCCGGAGTGCGAGCCGGCCATCATCGGCAAGGCGTTCCTGGTGAAGGTCAACGCCAACATCGGCACGTCGGCCGTCAGCTCGTCCATCGCCGAGGAGGTGGAGAAGCTGACCTGGGCGACCCGGTGGGGCGCGGACACGGTGATGGACCTGTCGACCGGCAAACGCATCCACGAGACCCGCGAGGCGATCGTGCGGAACTCGCCCGTGCCGATCGGCACCGTTCCGATCTACCAGGCGCTGGAGAAGGTCGGCGGCGACCCGGTGAAGCTCAGCTGGGAGGTGTTCCGGGAGACCGTCGTCGAGCAGGCCGAGCAGGGCGTGGACTACATGACCGTGCACGCCGGGGTGCTGCTGCCGTACGTGCCGATGGCCGTGGACCGGGTCACCGGGATCGTGTCGCGGGGCGGCTCGATCATGGCGGCCTGGTGCCTGGCGCACCACGAGGAGAACTTCCTCTACACGAACTTCGAGGAGCTCTGCGCGATCCTCGCGCGTTACGACGTGACCTTCTCCCTCGGTGACGGGCTGCGCCCGGGGTCCATCGCGGACGCCAACGACGAGGCACAGTTCGCCGAGCTGAAGACCCTCGGCGAGTTGACGAAGGTCGCCTGGGAGTACGACGTCCAGGTGATGATCGAGGGCCCGGGGCACGTGCCGATGCACAAGATCAAGGAGAACGTGGACCTCCAGCAGGAGTGGTGCCACGAGGCCCCCTTCTACACGCTCGGCCCGCTGACCACCGACATCGCGCCCGCGTACGACCACATCACGTCGGCCATCGGCGCCGCGATGATCGGCATGTTCGGCACCGCGATGCTCTGCTACGTCACCCCGAAGGAGCACCTGGGCCTGCCCGACCGGGACGACGTGAAGGCCGGCGTGATCGCGTACAAGATCGCTGCCCATGCCGCCGACCTGGCGAAGGGTCACCCGGGCGCCCAGGCGTGGGACGACGCGCTCTCCAAGGCGCGGTTCGAGTTCCGCTGGGAGGACCAGTTCAACCTGGCGCTCGACCCGGAGACCGCGCGGGCGTACCACGACGCGACGCTGCCCGCCGAGCCCGCCAAGACGGCGCACTTCTGCTCGATGTGCGGCCCGAAGTTCTGCTCCATGAAAATCACGCAGGAGTTGAAGGACTACGCCGCCCGCGGCATGCGGGACAAGTCGGAGGAGTTCGTGGCCGGCGGCGGTCGCGTGTACCTGCCGCTGGCCTGA
- a CDS encoding ABC transporter ATP-binding protein codes for MIRLSGVSRTFDGRSGRVEALRGIDLDVAEGEFVAVLGRSGCGKSTLLRLVAGLLPVTSGDITVAGTPVSKPRRDIAMLFQRPALLPWRTVLDNVLLPVEIFGWSRSKYRERARQLLDLAGLAGFEKRLPHELSGGMQQRVSLCRSLIGEPRVMLMDEPFSALDALTREELSGELQRVHMENGATVVFVTHSIDEAVLLADRVVVLSPRPGRIRKVVEVEIPRPRTLGRNAHLADVARVSADLHELLMEREEPAGAGAEGR; via the coding sequence ATGATCCGACTGTCCGGTGTGTCCCGTACGTTCGACGGCCGATCGGGCCGGGTCGAGGCGCTGCGGGGCATCGACCTCGACGTCGCCGAGGGCGAGTTCGTGGCGGTTCTCGGCCGCTCCGGCTGCGGCAAGTCCACCCTGCTCCGGCTGGTCGCCGGGCTGCTGCCGGTCACCAGCGGCGACATCACCGTCGCCGGTACGCCCGTCTCGAAGCCCCGCCGGGACATCGCCATGCTGTTCCAGCGGCCGGCGCTGCTGCCGTGGCGCACGGTGCTCGACAACGTGCTGCTCCCGGTCGAGATCTTCGGCTGGAGCCGGTCGAAGTACCGCGAACGCGCGCGCCAACTGCTCGACCTCGCCGGTCTGGCCGGGTTCGAGAAGCGCCTGCCGCACGAGCTGTCCGGCGGCATGCAGCAGCGCGTCTCGCTCTGCCGGTCGCTGATCGGCGAGCCCCGCGTGATGCTGATGGACGAGCCGTTCTCCGCGCTGGACGCGCTCACCCGCGAGGAGCTCTCCGGTGAGCTCCAGCGGGTGCACATGGAGAACGGCGCCACCGTCGTGTTCGTCACCCACTCGATCGACGAGGCGGTGCTGCTCGCCGACCGGGTGGTCGTGCTCAGCCCACGACCGGGCCGGATCCGCAAGGTCGTCGAGGTGGAGATCCCCCGCCCGCGCACACTCGGCCGCAACGCGCACCTGGCGGACGTGGCGCGGGTCAGCGCCGACCTGCACGAGTTGCTGATGGAACGTGAGGAGCCGGCGGGCGCCGGCGCGGAGGGACGATGA